One Vicugna pacos chromosome X, VicPac4, whole genome shotgun sequence DNA window includes the following coding sequences:
- the LOC102526423 gene encoding germ cell-less protein-like 2: protein MGPLNSRILRSWESDTADPQQPEVQAGPSYVTGSHKRKQSSGPCLGPESENNHSFLDNKEDLQQVIRTSQGKKVKITSEYAYQTLFLNGETSDIKIRALGKVWCLHKMFLCQLDYFATMFRSSSKESHEGIIDLEIADQNIDAESLHFVLGSLYRGECILMEPFQVPGVLATACLLQVKKVIQQCDKTMKETINVKTVCSYYVAAEAYGLDSVKKGCFEWLLHNLMTHPSVELYKELNIELMNLLISSSNLLVMQKEMDVYTTLKEWMFLRLNPAWKGSMKQLLANANNWFSRNRERVGNIAFLETKEGIVFQSVFKNLRFQHIICDLASTRVIEQDTLIPSEWLSSIYKRQWFTFLRAQQYKEIGPRDINETELEEYSMRCGKRIVKDGKYSWKWSGYNFGFPLHVIFTSHYIIFKQNTFCQPYDDSTCLQPLRNIAFRLTLVYFDSNGKLSFSKTTGYKILTFEKDEEQVVMKLDSIALSFPLYIFCNFLFISLENPGN from the coding sequence ATGGGGCCCTTGAACAGTCGGATCCTGCGATCCTGGGAATCAGACACAGCTGATCCGCAGCAGCCAGAAGTCCAGGCAGGCCCCAGTTATGTGACTGGCAGCCATAAACGCAAACAGAGCAGTGGACCCTGTTTGGGCCCAGAATCTGAGAATAACCACAGTTTTCTAGACAACAAAGAGGATCTACAACAAGTCATCAGAACAAGCCAAggtaaaaaagttaagatcacatcaGAGTATGCTTACCAAACTTTATTTTTGAATGGGGAAACCAGTGACATTAAAATCCGTGCTCTGGGGAAAGTATGGTGTTTACACAAAATGTTTTTATGTCAGTTGGACTACTTTGCTACGATGTTTAGAAGTTCTTCGAAAGAATCTCATGAAGGTATTATTGATCTGGAGATTGCTGACCAGAATATAGATGCAGAATCCCTGCACTTTGTACTAGGTTCATTGTACAGGGGTGAATGCATCTTAATGGAGCCGTTTCAAGTTCCAGGGGTTTTGGCAACTGCGTGCCTGCTTCAAGTAAAGAAGGTAATTCAGCAGTGTGATAAAACCATGAAGGAAACAATTAATGTGAAAACTGTATGTAGCTATTATGTTGCAGCAGAGGCCTATGGGTTAGATTCTGTAAAGAAAGGGTGTTTTGAATGGCTTCTCCACAATTTGATGACTCATCCAAGTGTTGAACTGTACAAAGAACTGAATATAGAGCTTATGAATCTGctcatttcatcttctaatttaTTAGTAATGCAAAAGGAAATGGATGTATACACCACACTTAAAGAGTGGATGTTCCTTCGTCTTAATCCAGCTTGGAAAGGATCAATGAAACAACTGTTAGCTAATGCAAACAACTGGTTTTCCAGAAACAGGGAACGTGTTGGTAACATTGCCTTTCTTGAAACTAAAGAAGGCATAGTATTTCAATCAGTGTTTAAAAATTTGAGGTTTCAGCATATCATCTGTGACCTGGCCTCCACGAGAGTTATTGAACAAGATACTTTAATACCTTCCGAATGGTTATCATCTATTTATAAACGACAATGGTTTACCTTTCTTAGAGCACAACAGTACAAGGAAATTGGGCCTAGAGAcatcaatgaaacagaacttgAAGAATATAGCATGAGATGTGGCAAAAGGATTGTCAAGGATGGGAAGTACTCCTGGAAGTGGTCAGGTTACAACTTTGGCTTTCCTTTACATGTCATCTTCACCAGccattatataattttcaaacaaAATACTTTCTGTCAGCCATATGATGATTCAACCTGTTTACAACCTCTCAGAAATATTGCCTTCAGATTAACTTTAGTATATTTTGATTCTAATGGAAAATTGAGTTTCAGCAAAACCACTGGCTATAAAATCCTTACCTTTGAAAAGGATGAGGAACAAGTTGTAATGAAGCTGGATAGCATAGCTCTGAGTTTCCCTTTATATATATTCTGTAACTTCCTGTTTATATCATTAGAAAATCCAGGAAATTGA